Within the Feifania hominis genome, the region CTTTTCGATGACGGCGTCCAGAGCTTCCCTCTGCTCGGGCGAGTCAACGAATTGTACTGCGGATTTTTTCATACTCATGAAGCATATCCTCCCTTAAAAATGGTTCACAATGACTCTCTCGTTATATTTGTGACAAGCGTTAACATTATAGCATAAAAAAACAGCATTGAAAAGCTGTTTTTCGAGCATTTTCGGCGGGATCTGTCAGCTTTTGAGCAGGTTTATGACAGCTCTTGCAGAAACTTCCGAAAGCTCCAGAAAATGGCCGGCCTCACGCATATCGCCGAGCGCATGCGCGTCGGAGCTGTGAAGCACCCGGTAGTCTCCCGGCAGCTCGGGGTGAAGAGAAAAGAAAGCCGCCTCGTCGGCATAGGGCGACAGCTCCACATTGCGAAAACCCATATCCGGCGTGAGAAAACCGAGTGCCGCCAGCACGCTGTAAGACGGCCGGTCAATGTGGGCCGCTACGGCGACGCCGCCGTAGCTCTCAAGCAGCGCTGCAATCTCGTAGACTCCGATCTGCGTCGCGGCGGTCAGCAGCGGTTCCATCTCCCCGATGATCTCGTCGCGCTCGTCGCAGATGAGCTGGCGGCCGAAGATCTCCGGCCGGTTTGCAACGGGCAGGCGTCTCGTGTCCACGAAGCGCTCAAATTCCTGCGCCGCCTCGAGCTCGGCAAAGAGGCATACGATGTGCACCTCCTCGGCACAGTTGAGCTCCATGCCCGGCAGCACCAGCACACCGGCCTCACGCCCAGCGGCCATGGCCGCTGGGCAGTTTTTTGACGTGTTGTGATCGGTCAGGGCGATGACGTCGAGCCCCAGCAGCTTCGCCATGAACACCAGATCATGCGGGGTCATCTCCTGTTCGCCGCAGGGCGACAGGCAGCTGTGCAGATGCAGATCGTAGGCAAGCCGGCTCATAGCAGCCTCGACAGAGCCGCCGCCGTCTCATAGGTGCCAAGCTGCGTCGAGTAGAGAGCGACGCCCTGTTCGTCTGCCTTCTTCACGGTCTTCTCATCGGGCTCGACTCCCTCGGCGAGCACCACGCAGGCCACATCGGCCAGCGACGCCACCGCCACGATGTTCTCATTGGTCATGATGGTGATCCACATATCTCCGCCCTTTGCACGGCCCATAACCCAGGAGAGCAGGTCCCCCGCGTAACCTCCTGTGAGCTCACGGTCGGGCTGTTCGCCGGTCAGGCGCCTGAGCTTAAGCTCCTGCGCCGCTTGCCATACCGTCATCTCTCTGACTCCTCCTCTTTCTCCGGCTGTTGGAGCGGCCCGTCCAGAAACAGTCCCGCCACCCTCTCGCGGAATTTGAAAACACAGTCGTCCATTGTGCCGTAGCCGCGCACGATGTCCTCCGCCTGCGCGCGGCAGGTAGGAGACCCGCAGGAGCCGCAGTCGAGCCCCGGCAGCAGCTTCTCAATCCGGTCGATCTGCGCGAGCATGGACAGCGCCTGCGCGCGGTCGTCGCTAAGCTTCATCACGGGCTTGTAGTGCAGCTCGTCGGCCCAGTCGATGGCGCTGTCCCCCATCTTCTCGGGGTCGTATTTGTTGCGCGCCACCGGCAGATATTTACGCAGAAAGGAGATGCGCGTCTTTGCCACAAAGGGGTTTTCAATTGCCAATACGCCGCCGACGCAGCCGCCGGTGCAGGCGTTGAGCTCAATGAACTCGATGTCGGCGAGCTTGCCGTCCTCGAGCTCCTCGAGGACCTTGATGCAGTTCTCAATGCCGTCGGCGGCGAGGTATCGCTCACCGAGCAGCGCCGAGGCCTCGCCGCCTGAGCTCGCCCAGCCGATGCCCATGATTCCCGAGTGGGAGAGGGGCTGCGGACGCGTGATCTTCTTCATCTCGGGCAGCAGCCTCATGTAGATGTCGCTGATGGCGAACACCCCGTCGATGCCGCTCTCGGGCAGTACAAGCGGCGCATGGGCCGCCGCTACCTTTGACGGGCAGGGCGA harbors:
- a CDS encoding PHP domain-containing protein; this encodes MSRLAYDLHLHSCLSPCGEQEMTPHDLVFMAKLLGLDVIALTDHNTSKNCPAAMAAGREAGVLVLPGMELNCAEEVHIVCLFAELEAAQEFERFVDTRRLPVANRPEIFGRQLICDERDEIIGEMEPLLTAATQIGVYEIAALLESYGGVAVAAHIDRPSYSVLAALGFLTPDMGFRNVELSPYADEAAFFSLHPELPGDYRVLHSSDAHALGDMREAGHFLELSEVSARAVINLLKS
- a CDS encoding DRTGG domain-containing protein produces the protein MTVWQAAQELKLRRLTGEQPDRELTGGYAGDLLSWVMGRAKGGDMWITIMTNENIVAVASLADVACVVLAEGVEPDEKTVKKADEQGVALYSTQLGTYETAAALSRLL
- a CDS encoding [Fe-Fe] hydrogenase large subunit C-terminal domain-containing protein produces the protein MNENLIYHSVTLDKDKCKGCTNCLKRCPTEAIRVRAGKARILRELCIDCGECIRVCPHHAKKAVYDDFDEMMGRFRYRVALPAPSLYGQFNNLDDIDYVLNGLIRIGFDNVLEVSHAAEIVSDYTRKLMADRSLKRPVVSSACPTIVKLISVRFPELCSHVLPILTPAELAARIARRNAVEETGLDPGEIGVFFLSPCPSKVAAAHAPLVLPESGIDGVFAISDIYMRLLPEMKKITRPQPLSHSGIMGIGWASSGGEASALLGERYLAADGIENCIKVLEELEDGKLADIEFIELNACTGGCVGGVLAIENPFVAKTRISFLRKYLPVARNKYDPEKMGDSAIDWADELHYKPVMKLSDDRAQALSMLAQIDRIEKLLPGLDCGSCGSPTCRAQAEDIVRGYGTMDDCVFKFRERVAGLFLDGPLQQPEKEEESER